CGGATTTTCCGGCAGGTGGCTGCGGATTTCCTTTTCCAGCGCATCGACCTGGAAGCGCAGCTTGGCCGACACCGGCACCACGGCCGTGAAGTCGCGCAGGCCGGCGACCTTGGCCGCGAAGGGCATCAGCTCGGCCTTGTCCTTCATGCGGTCGGACTTGTTGATCACCAGGATCACCGGGACATTCTTCGGCAGCATGTCCAGCACCTGCTGGTCGGCCGGGCCGAAGGCGCCGGCTTCGACCAGGAACAGGATCACGTCGGAGGCGGTCAGGGTGTTCGAGACCGTCTTGTTGAGCGTCTTGTTCAGCGCGTTCGCATGGCGGGTCTGGAAGCCCGGGGTGTCGACGTAGATGAACTGGGCGTCGTCGCGGGTCTGGATGCCGGTGATGCGGTGGCGCGTGGTCTGGGCCTTGCGCGAGGTGATCGACACCTTCGCGCCGATCAGCACGTTCATCAGGGTCGACTTGCCCACGTTGGGACGGCCGACGATGGCGATGTAGCCGCAGCGGAAATCTGCGGGAGTGCTGTCGTCCTGGGTGGTCTCGATGTTCATGCTGCTGTTTTCCTGGTTTGATTCATGGATGCCGGCTTTGCGGCTGGGCCTGCTTTGCTTCGGCGACGTCGCCGTCCGCCGGCACGCCGGTCTGGGTGGCGCTTTGGTCCGCGCTCTGGTCCGTCGCGATGCCGGCCAGCTTCAACTGGGCCGAACGCGGACGGCTCTTGCGCCCGCCGCCGGAGCCCTTCTGCACCGCCTGCTCCGCGACTTCGAGGGCGAGGCGCGCCGCCGCCTGCTCGCCGGCGCGGCGGCTGCCGCCGCGTCCGAAGACCTGGATGCCGAGCTTGGGCACCAGGCATTCGATCTCGAATTCCTGGCTGTGGGCGGCGCCGTGGGTCGCCACCACGTTATAGGTCGGCAGCGAAATCTTTTTGCTCTGCAGGAATTCCTGCAGCAGCGTCTTGGCATCCTTGCCGAGGGTGCGCGGATCGACCGAGTCCAGCAGCGGGATGTAGAAGGCGCGGATCGCGTCGCGCGCGCTGTCGAAGCCGCTGTCGAGGAAGATGGCGCCCAGCAGGGCTTCGAGGGTGTCGGCCAGGATCGAAGGGCGGCGGAAACCGCCCGACTTGAGTTCCCCCTCGCCCAGGCGCAGGAATTGCGACAGTTCGATCTTCTGGGCAATCTCGTACAGCGATTGCTGCTTGACCAGGTTGGCGCGCAGGCGCGACAGGTCGCCTTCGGGCAGGTCCTTGAAGCGTTCGTACAGGACCGAGGCCACCACGCAGTTGAGGATCGAATCTCCGAGGAACTCCAGGCGCTCGTTATGCAGGCTGCTGTGGCTACGGTGGGTCAGCGCCTGCTGGAGCAGGCTGGGGTCCCGGAACGTATAACCGAGGCGAGTTTGCAATAACTGAAGATTCATTGTCGTTTCATTTTGCGTGAGTCCGGCAGAGCGGACTCATGCCCGACCCTGCCCGGTTTATTACTTGGCAGCCGCGTCGGCCTTGGCTGCCACTTCTCCGCTCGGATCGGTGGTGCCGGCGAAATCGAGCAGCAGGCTGACGTTGCCGGCCAGCGGAATCCGTTTTTCGTAGGCGAAGCTGACTTCGGCCTGGCCGTTGTCGCGGGTAATCACCAGGTCACGGCTGGAGATGGCGGTGATGTTGTTGATCTCCGCATTCCGTTCGAAGGCCTGCTGCATCTCGCGGGTCCCGCCGCCGGCCGCCTTGGCTTGCACGATGGCATTCTTGATCGAACGGTATTCGGCCCAGGCCGGAAATACCTTCATCGCCACCAGCGCCACCGCGCCGAGCACCACCAGCACCACAATCAGGCCGGACAGCGAAACGCCGGCCTCCCTACCCATTCCTGCCTGTCGCATCCGCGCCTCCGCCTGTCAGTGGATACCGCCGATGCGCTTCGGGTTACTGAAGTTCATCCAAACAAGCACAGCCTTGCCGACGATGTTCTGGTCCGGCACGAAGCCCCAGTAGCGGCTGTCTGCACTGTTGTCGCGGTTATCGCCCATCATGAAATAATTGCCTTCCGGTACGATACAGGTAAATTTATCGTAGGAATAGGTGCAATTTTCGTGATGCGGAAAGTCCGGGTCGACCGCAGCCAGGTTGATCGAGCGCTGTCCGTCCATGTTCAGGATACGGTGCGGCGCATTCGGGAGCTTCTCCACGAACTGCTTGTGGTACACGGGACGCTCGTCGTCGAGGTAATCGTCCATCGGCTCGTACTGGACAGCAACCCCGTTGACGGTCAGGCGCTTGTTCTCGTAAACGATTTTATCACCCGGCACGCCGATGACGCGCTTGATGTAGTCCTGGCTCATGTCTTTCGGGTATTTGAAGACCATGACGTCGCCGCGCTGCGGGTTGCCGACTTCGACGATCTTCTTGTTGATCACCGGCAGGCGGATACCGTAGTCGAACTTGTTCACCAGGATCAGGTCGCCCACCAGCAGGGTCGGCACCATCGACGAGGATGGGATCTTGAAGGGCTCGAACAGGAAGGAGCGCAGGAAGAACACCAGCGCGATCACCGGGAAAAAGCTGCCCGAGTACTCGACCCAGGTCGGCTGGCGCAGGATCGACGCTTCCAGCGCCGCGCGGTTGCCGTTGTCGACCTTGATGCCGTCGGCGGTCAGCTTGGCGCGGTGCGAGTCGTACTCGGCCAGGGCGGCGTCGGCTTTCGCGCGGCGCTGCTTGGACAGCACGAAGACATCGAGGAACCAGATGACGCCCGTGACCACCATCGCCACGAACAGGATCAGCGCAAAATTTCCCAGGATCGGTTGCAGATTCATCGCTTGTCAGTCTTTCCTTCTTATTTGTCTTCTACCTGCAGGATGGCCAGGAAGGCCTCTTGCGGGATCTCCACCGAGCCCACCTGCTTCATGCGCTTCTTGCCGGCCTTCTGCTTTTCCAGCAGTTTCTTCTTGCGCGAGATGTCGCCGCCGTAGCACTTGGCCAGCACGTTCTTGCGCAGCGCCTTGACGTTTTCACGCGAGATGATGGTCGCCCCGATCGCGGCCTGGATCGCCACGTCGAACATCTGGCGCGGGATCAGTTCGCGCATCTTCGCCGCCACCTGGCGGCCGCGGTAAGGCGCGTTGGCGCGGTGCACGATGATCGCCAGCGCATCGACCTTCTCGCTGTTGATCAGCATGTCGACCTTGACGACGTCGGCGGCGCGGTATTCCTTGAACTCGTAGTCCATCGAGGCATAGCCGCGCGAGGTCGACTTCAGGCGGTCGAAGAAGTCCAGCACGATCTCCGCCATCGGGATTTCGTAGTGCAGCTTGACCTGGCGGCCGTGGTAGGCCATGTCCATCTGGACGCCGCGCTTGCCGTTACACAGGGTCATCACCGAACCCACGTATTCCTGCGGCATGTAGAGATTGACGTCGACGATCGGCTCGCGCACCTCGTTGATCTTGGACGGCTCCGGCATCTTCGACGGATTGTCGACGCGGATGATCGAACCGTCGCGCATCTCGACCTCGTACACCACCGTCGGCGCGGTCGTGATCAGGTCCATGTCGAATTCGCGCTCCAGGCGCTCCTGCACGATTTCCATGTGCAGCAGGCCCAGGAAGCCGCAGCGGAAGCCGAAGCCCAGCGCCTGCGACACTTCCGGCTCGTACATCAGGGCGGCGTCGTTCAGCTTCAGCTTTTCCAGCGAGTCGCGCAGGGCGTCGTACTGGTTGGCCTCGACCGGGAACAGGCCGGCGAAGACCTGCGGCTGGACTTCCTTGAAGCCCGGCAGCGGCGCCGGGGCCGGCTTCTGCGCCAGGGTCACGGTATCGCCGACCTTGGCGGCCTTCAGTTCCTTGATGCCGGCGATCACGAAGCCGACCTGGCCTGCGCTCAGCTCGTTCAGCTGCACCGAACGCGGGCTGAACACGCCGACCTGCTCGACCAGCTGCTGGGAGCCGGTCGCCATCAGCAGGATCTTGTCCTTCGGGCGCAGGGTGCCGTTGACCACGCGCACCAGCATCACGACGCCGACATAGCTGTCATACCAGGAGTCGACGATCAGGGCCTGCAGCGGCGCCTCCGGATCGCCTTGCGGCGGCGGGACTTTCGCGATCAGGGTTTCCAGCACGTCTTCCACGCCCAGGCCGGTCTTGGCCGAGCAGACCGTGGCGTCGCTGGCGTCGATGCCGATCACGTCCTCGATCTCTTTCTTCGCATTGTCCGGATCGGCGTGCGGCAGGTCGATCTTGTTCAGGATCGGCACCACTTCCACGCCCAGGTCGAGCGCGGTGTAGCAGTTGGCGACGGTCTGCGCCTCCACGCCCTGCGAGGCGTCGACCACCAGCAGCGCGCCCTCGCAGGCCGACAGCGAACGCGAGACTTCATAGGAGAAGTCGACGTGGCCCGGGGTGTCGATCAGGTTCAGGTTGTAGATCTGGCCGTCGCGCGCCTTGTACTGCAGCGCCGCGGTCTGGGCCTTGATGGTAATGCCGCGCTCGCGCTCCAGGTCCATCGAGTCGAGCACCTGCGCGTCCATTTCACGTTCGGACAGGCCGCCGCACATCTGGATGATGCGGTCAGCCAGCGTCGACTTGCCGTGATCGATGTGGGCGATGATGGAGAAGTTACGTATGTTTTTCATTAACATGCAGTGTCGGGGACAATACGAAAAAAGCGCTCAGTCGGGGCTCCAAGCCGCCCCAGGCGAGCGCTTTCGTCAAGCGGGAGAATTCAAACCGTGCATTTTACCGGATTTCGGGTCAGAAAGCCGGGTTTCCGGCGGGGCTCTTAACTACCTCGCATCAATTGCAGCTCATCAAGTATTCATCCTTCCTGCCGTAAAAGAGGCAAGACCTCGAGCTTCCCTATTTCCGACGCGGACCAACCATGATTATCGCCTCAGACCCCCAGGCCTGGAAAGCGCGCCAGCGCCTGCCGTTCCACGAACGCATCCTCGCGCTCCCGCCGGAGGTGTGCGCGCTGGTACACCAGGTCAACGTGGCCTCGGGGCTGGACGCGGTGCCGGTGCCGGTCGCGCCCACCTCCGGCCTGCGCCGCGAACTGGGCGAGGCCATCTGCGGCATGCCGGCCGGCGTGCGCGAGCTGGTCGATCCGCTGCTGCTCGGCATCTGCCTGGGACAGGGGCTGGGCTCCTCGGGCATCACCGACGTCGTCGCCGACGCGCAGGGCCGGCTCCTCGGCTGCGTGGTCCTGCTCGACATCGGCCTGCTGGCCCCGCACGGCGCCAATTCCTGGGCCACGTGGAAGGAAAACCTGCCCTTCCTGTCCGGCGGCGAGTACACGCTGGCGGCGACGATCGCCAGCCCGGACCGGGACACGCGCGCCGGCGCCATGCAATACCTGCTGCTGCACGAGTTCGGCCATGTGCTGAGCGCCGGCCATCGTTTCCTGCCCGCGTGGTGGGAAGCCGTGCCCGCGCGCCCCTTCGCCTTCCTCGACCTGAGCTGGCGCATGGGCCCCGATGCGCGCTTCGTGCCGCATCCCGGTGCGGACTTCGACTTGCGCGGGGTGGTGGATTTCTATGGCGACAGGAAGCTCGACAGCGACGCCCTGCTGGCCGCCTGCGCCGGCCTGGAAGGCAGCGAGTTCGCCAGCCTGTACGGCGCCACCAATCCCTACGACGATTTTGCCGAGTGTTTCGCGAGCTATGTCCATTGCGAATTGCTGGACCGCCCGCAGACACTCGCGGTGGAAGCCGGCGGCAGTCCGGCGGCCTGGCTGGAACCCTTCTGGGACAGCCCGCGCAGCCTGCGCAAGCGCCGCTTCATGGAATGCCTGATGGGATCGGCGCAGACGGCGCCGGCGCCGGTGGCGCTCGCCGCCTGAGGAGGCTCAGGCGGCTTGTTCGATCCCGAGCTGACGTCGCAGCGCTGCTTCGTCGAGGAAATAGTGGCACAGCTCGGGACCGTCCGGATCGGCGCCGACCAGCACCGGCACCAGCTCGTCGTAGCGCGCGACCAGGCGCGGGTCGGCATCCACATCCACGACATCGACGCTGAAGGCCAGCCCTTCGCGCGCCATGAAGGCGCGCAGGGCCTCGAGCATGTCCTCGCACAAGTGGCAGTAGCTGCGTGAATACAGGGTGAAACGCGGCGTGCTCATTGCATCCCTTACTGGCGCGGCTTGATCACGACATAGCGCGTGACGTTGTCGCGCCGTACCAGCAGCGCCACGGTCTTCTTCGCATCCAGCTTGGCGACCAGGCCGTTGAACTGGGCGACGTTGCTGACCTCGGCATTGTTGATCTGCAGGATCAGGTCGCCCGGCTCGATGCCGGCGGCGGCGGCGCGACCGTCCGCGAAGTCGACCAGCACACCGGACTCCAGCTTCAACTCGCGCTTCTGGGCCGGGGTCAGGTCCGACACCTGCAGGCCGAGGGCATTGGTGGACTGCTCGGGCGTCTTCTTCTTCGGCTGGGGCTTGGCGCCGGGCGCCTGCTCGTCCTGCAGCTCGACGATGGTGACCGGCAGGTCGATCTGGCTGCCGCGGCGCCAGACGGTGACGCTGGCGCGGCTGCCGACGGCGCTGCCGCCGACCTGGCGCGGCAGGTCCGAACTCTTCTCGATGTCCTTGCCGTTGAATTTCAGGATGATGTCGCCGACCTTGACGCCGCCCTTGTCGGCAGGACCGCCCGGCTCGACCATCGCGACCTCGGCGCCGCGCGCGCGGCCCAGGCCCAGCGACTCGGCGACGTCGCGCGTGACTTCGCTGATCTGCACGCCGAGGCGTCCACGCGTGACCTTGCCGGTCTTCTTGATCTGGTCGGCCACCCGCATCACTTCGTCGATCGGCACCGCGAAGGAGATGCCGTTGTAGGCGCCGGACAGGGTCGCGATCTGCGAATTGATGCCGATGACCTCACCGCGCATGTTGATCAGCGGGCCGCCCGAGTTGCCGGGATTGACCGCGACGTCGCTCTGGATCAGCGGCAGGTATTCGCCGGTGTCGCGCGCCTTGGCCGAGATGATGCCGGCCGTGACCGTGTTTTCCAGGTTGAAGGGCGAGCCGATCGCGATCACCCATTCGCCGACACGGATCCGGTTCGAATCGCCGATCCGCAGCGACGGCAGGTTGCGGGCCTCGACCTTCAGCAGGGCGACGTCGCTGCGCTTGTCGGCGCCCAGCACCTTGGCCTTGAATTCGCGGCGGTCGGTGAGCGTCACCGTGACCTCGTCCGCGCCCTCGACCACGTGGGCGTTCGTCATGACGTAGCCGTCGTCGGAAATGATGAAGCCGGAGCCGACCCCGCGCTGCACTTCTTCTTCCTGGGGCTGCTGGGATCCGCGTCCGCCGCGGCCGCCGCGCGGCGGCATCTGGCCGCCGAAGAAGCGGCGCAGGAATTCCTGCATCTCGTCGTCCGCCCCGCCCTGGCCGAGCTTCACGCGCTCGGTGGTGCGGATGTTGACGACTGCCGGGCCGGCCTTGTCGACCAGGTCGGCGAAATCGGGCAGGCCGGCGACCGGCGGGGTGACCACGGGCGCGGCGCCGGCTGCGGCTGCGGCTGCAGGCGCCGCGGCCAGGGCGGCCGTGGAGAACATCAGACTCGCGCCCGCAAACATGAGGGCCGACAGGATCGTGCTACCAGTTTTGCTTGTCATGGGATCGATGGGTGTTCAGGCTTAAATTAATGTAATGGTAAGCCAAAATACCAACGTTGTCGCCACGGTACAGACCGATGGGTGCGGCTTCCACGGCGCCGCGTGGAGCACCTGGCAAAACCCGCATGGCGCCCTTGCATCGCCTCACCCTGCGGATTTTGTCAGGCGCTCTTGAGCTCAGCGCGGGCCGGCGGTGGCGGCGGCCGTTTCGACGGCGCCGGTCGCGCGCTTGCTCGGCGCGGGCTCGGCCGCGAGGCGCGCAGCGAGGCGCTCCGCGAAGCCGGGCGACAGCTCGGCCGTGGCCTCGGCGCGCAGGACGTCGCCGATGTGGTGGTAAGTATCCCAGGCCTGCTCGCCCTCCGGTCCGCCCAGCGCGGCCATGGCCAGCTCCAGGTCGGATTCGGCGGTTTCGCCGTCCATCAGGGCAGAGATGTATTCACGGTTTTTTTTGTTGGCGTCCATCTTGGTTCCATCACGTCGGTCTTCAGATCCTCGTTGTAAATCTGTTTCGCTGGCTACCGACGCTTGTCAGCCGGAATATCGAGCAAGGGCCTCAATTTCTCGGCAATCACCTCACGCGCCCGGAAAATCCGGCTACGCACGGTACCGATTGGACACGCCATCACTTCGGAGATTTCCTCGTAGCTCAAGCCTTCGATTTCGCGCAGGACGATCGCGGTCCGCAATTCCAGCGGCAGCGCTTCCATCGCGGCATTTACCGTGAACGCGATCTGCTTGCTGGCCAGGACGGACTCGGGTGTATTAATGTCTCGCAAGCTGTCTGCGTCGTCAAATCCTTCCGCCCGCTCGGCATCGGCTTCGGTCGAGGTTGGCGCGCGCCGGCCTTGCGTGACGAGAAAATTCTTTGCTGTATTTATTCCGATTCTGTACAGCCAGGTATAGAACGCGGAATCGCCGCGGAAATGGCGCAAAGCACGAAAGGCCTTGATAAAGGTTTCCTGCACCACGTCTTCCGCCTCGGCCGGGTCATGCACGAGGCGCGACACCAGGCGCATGAGCCGGCGCTGGTATTTCGACACCAGCAGGTCGAAAGCCCGGCGATCGCCAGCCTGGACGCGTTCAACCAGCAGTTGATCACACTCGCGTTCGGTTGTCACTGAACGTCCCTGTTGCTAAGAGTTGGCTCGTTGCAATAAGTTCATCGAATCCGGCTGTCCTGTGCGTTGCGGCCGCCGCGCCGCCCGAGCGCCAGGACGGCAGCCGCCAACACGCGCCAGACGCCCGGCTCGACGCTGTCGCGCCACACCGGCAGCACGCGTACGCGGGCGCGCTCGTCGCGCAGGCGCAGCAGCATCAGCGGTGGCCAGACGACGGAACCCGGCAACAGGGCCACGCCGGCCACGCCGTCCGCGGCATCTGCAGGTCCGGCCAGGCTGCGCTGGCACAGTCCTTGTTGTACCGTCAGGACCAGGTCACCGGTTCCAGAAATATCAATCCGGTGCGTCTTTGCCCGCCGCGACCCGGCATGCATCAGCCCGGCGCCCGCGACGGCCAGCATGAGCGCCTGGAATGGCGCCGCGTGGAAACGCACAGGCGCGACGATGCCGACCGCGAGCGCGGCGGCAAGCAGAGCCAGGCCGGCGCCGATGAGCAAGAATCGATGGATGCGCGACGGCCTGACGATGGCGGAAACCGCTATCGGCATGGGCGATGGAATGCGTGAAAAGGAAGGACGTGGCCGCAATGGGCCGCAAAAAACAAAACGCCCATCCCTTAGACCGGGATGGGCGTTTTTGGTTCAGGCTCGATGCAGTCGGTCAGACCTTGGCAAATACCAGGGTGCCGTTGGTGCCGCCGAAACCGAAGGAGTTCTTCACCGCGTAATCGATCTTCAGGTCCCGCGCCGTGTTGGCGCAGAAGTCCAGGTCGCATTCCGGATCCTGGTTGAAGATGTTGATCGTCGGCGGGGACACCTGGTTGTGGATCGCCAGCACGGTGAACACGGACTCGAGGCCGCCGGCGCCGCCCAGCAGGTGGCCGGTCATCGACTTGGTCGAGTTGACCACCAGCTTGCCGGCGTGGTCGCCGAAGGTGCGCTTGATGCCCTTCACTTCCGCGACATCGCCGACCGGGGTCGAGGTGCCATGCGCATTCACGTAATGCACCTGGTCCGGGTTGATGCCGGCGTAATTCATTGCCGACACCATGCAGCGCGAGGCGCCGCTGCCATCCTCGAGCGGAGCGGTGATGTGGTTGGCGTCCGCGCTCATGCCGAAGCCGACGACTTCCGCATAGATCTTCGCGCCGCGGGCCTTGGCGTGTTCGTACTCTTCGAGCACCATGACGCCAGCGCCCTCGCCCAGCACGAAGCCGTCGCGGTCGCGGTCCCAGGGACGCGATGCCGTAGCCGGATCATCGTTACGCGAAGACAGCGCACGGGCCGAGGCGAAGCCGCCCAGGCCCAGCGGCGAGACGGTCGACTCGGCGCCGCCAGCGATCATCATGTCGGCATCGCCGTACTCGATCAGGCGCGCCGCCGCGCCGATGCAGTGCAGGCCGGTGGTGCAGGCGGTGACGATGGCCAGGTTCGGGCCGCGCAGGCCGAATTTGATCGACAGGTCGCCCGAGATCATGTTGATGATCGAGGCCGGAACGAAGAACGGCGAGATGCGGCGAGGGCCGCGGCTGTCGTACTCTTCCTTGGTCGCTTCGATCATCGGCAGACCGCCGATGCCCGAACCCACCATCACGCCGATACGGTCGGCGTTCTGCTCGGTGACTTCGATGCCCGAATCCTGCAACGCCTGGATACCTGCGGCCATGCCGAAATGGATAAAGGTATCCATGTGGCGGCCTTCCTTGCCGGGCAGGTAGTCCTCGACGTTGAAGTTCTTCACTTCGCCCGCGAAACGGGTCGAAAAGGGCGTTGCGTCGAACCGGGTGATGTTGGCGATCCCCGATTTGCCCGCCAAGGCGCTTTCCCACGCCTCGGCAATGCTGTTACCGATCGGGGAAATGCAACCCAGGCCAGTTACGACGACACGACGGTTGCGTGAACTCAAGCGTTTCTCCTGAATTACTTAAAAGCTTAGGCCTTGACGTGCGCTTGTGCGTACTCGATGGCTTGACGAACGGTGGTGATCTTCTCGGCTTGCTCGTCCGGGATCTCCATTTCGAATTCGTCTTCCAGTGCCATCACCAGTTCAACGGTGTCCAGCGAATCAGCGCCGAGGTCGTCAACGAACGAGGAATCGATTTTGATGTCTGCTTCCGCAACGCCCAGTTGCTCAGCGACGATTTTTTTAACGCGTTGTTCGATATCCGACATGTTATGGCTCCATTAGGTATGTGTTGCGGAAAGTGCGCGCATTTTATCAGGGTTTGCGCGTTGAAAAACTATTTTCAGCGTTTGACGCTATTTCGGCTGAAACTACTGCTAAAAGATGAGATCTGGCTTAATTCATGTACATGCCGCCGTTCACGTGCAGCGTCGTGCCCGTGATGTAGGCGGCCTGCGGACCGGCCAGGAAGGCCACCGCGTGCGCGATGTCTTCCGGCTTGCCCAGGCGGCCCAGCGGGATCTGGCCCAGCAGCGCTTCGTGCTGGCTGTCGCCGAGGGCCTTGGTCATGTCGGTATCGATGAAGCCCGGCGCCACGCTGTTGACGGTGATGTTGCGGCTGCCGATCTCGCGCGCCAGCGCGCGGCCCATGCCCTCCACGCCGGCCTTGGCCGCCGCGTAGTTCATCTGGCCCGGATTGCCGCTCGATGCGACCACCGAGGTGATGTTGATGATACGGCCCTGCTTCGCCTTCATCATCCCGCGCAGCACGGCGCGCGACAGGCGGCCGACGGCGCTCAGGTTGGTGGCGATCACGTTGTCCCACTCCTCGTCCTTCATCCGCATCGCCAGGTTGTCCTGGGTGATGCCGGCGTTGTTGACCAGAATGCCGATGCTGCCGACGTTCTTGGTCACGTCGTCGATCACGGCGCCGCACTGGGCCGCATCGGTGACGTTCAGCACCATGCCTTTGCCGCCGAATTCAGCCAGGTAGGCGGTAATGGCGTCGGCGCCGGCTTCGGTGGTGGCGGTGCCGACCACTTTCGCGCCCTGGCGCGCCAGTTCGAGTGCGATGGCCTTGCCGATGCCGCGCGATGCGCCGGTAACGAGGGCGACTTGGTTTTGCAGGTTCATGCTGATCCTTGGCTTTGATTGCTCTTATTCAGATGGGGTCAGAGCCCACCCGGGGACACCGGGATC
This window of the Massilia sp. WG5 genome carries:
- the rpoE gene encoding RNA polymerase sigma factor RpoE; protein product: MTTERECDQLLVERVQAGDRRAFDLLVSKYQRRLMRLVSRLVHDPAEAEDVVQETFIKAFRALRHFRGDSAFYTWLYRIGINTAKNFLVTQGRRAPTSTEADAERAEGFDDADSLRDINTPESVLASKQIAFTVNAAMEALPLELRTAIVLREIEGLSYEEISEVMACPIGTVRSRIFRAREVIAEKLRPLLDIPADKRR
- a CDS encoding DegQ family serine endoprotease produces the protein MTSKTGSTILSALMFAGASLMFSTAALAAAPAAAAAAGAAPVVTPPVAGLPDFADLVDKAGPAVVNIRTTERVKLGQGGADDEMQEFLRRFFGGQMPPRGGRGGRGSQQPQEEEVQRGVGSGFIISDDGYVMTNAHVVEGADEVTVTLTDRREFKAKVLGADKRSDVALLKVEARNLPSLRIGDSNRIRVGEWVIAIGSPFNLENTVTAGIISAKARDTGEYLPLIQSDVAVNPGNSGGPLINMRGEVIGINSQIATLSGAYNGISFAVPIDEVMRVADQIKKTGKVTRGRLGVQISEVTRDVAESLGLGRARGAEVAMVEPGGPADKGGVKVGDIILKFNGKDIEKSSDLPRQVGGSAVGSRASVTVWRRGSQIDLPVTIVELQDEQAPGAKPQPKKKTPEQSTNALGLQVSDLTPAQKRELKLESGVLVDFADGRAAAAGIEPGDLILQINNAEVSNVAQFNGLVAKLDAKKTVALLVRRDNVTRYVVIKPRQ
- a CDS encoding sigma-E factor negative regulatory protein; this translates as MDANKKNREYISALMDGETAESDLELAMAALGGPEGEQAWDTYHHIGDVLRAEATAELSPGFAERLAARLAAEPAPSKRATGAVETAAATAGPR
- the era gene encoding GTPase Era, encoding MNIETTQDDSTPADFRCGYIAIVGRPNVGKSTLMNVLIGAKVSITSRKAQTTRHRITGIQTRDDAQFIYVDTPGFQTRHANALNKTLNKTVSNTLTASDVILFLVEAGAFGPADQQVLDMLPKNVPVILVINKSDRMKDKAELMPFAAKVAGLRDFTAVVPVSAKLRFQVDALEKEIRSHLPENPPVFGPDDITDRSEKFLAAEIVREKVFRLLGDELPYTSTVLIEKFEQEGNLRRVFAAILVERDTHKAMIIGNKGARLKEISTQSRLDMEKLFGGPVYLEIWVKVKSGWADNEAGLRAYGYE
- the fabF gene encoding beta-ketoacyl-ACP synthase II: MQEKRLSSRNRRVVVTGLGCISPIGNSIAEAWESALAGKSGIANITRFDATPFSTRFAGEVKNFNVEDYLPGKEGRHMDTFIHFGMAAGIQALQDSGIEVTEQNADRIGVMVGSGIGGLPMIEATKEEYDSRGPRRISPFFVPASIINMISGDLSIKFGLRGPNLAIVTACTTGLHCIGAAARLIEYGDADMMIAGGAESTVSPLGLGGFASARALSSRNDDPATASRPWDRDRDGFVLGEGAGVMVLEEYEHAKARGAKIYAEVVGFGMSADANHITAPLEDGSGASRCMVSAMNYAGINPDQVHYVNAHGTSTPVGDVAEVKGIKRTFGDHAGKLVVNSTKSMTGHLLGGAGGLESVFTVLAIHNQVSPPTINIFNQDPECDLDFCANTARDLKIDYAVKNSFGFGGTNGTLVFAKV
- the rnc gene encoding ribonuclease III, whose product is MNLQLLQTRLGYTFRDPSLLQQALTHRSHSSLHNERLEFLGDSILNCVVASVLYERFKDLPEGDLSRLRANLVKQQSLYEIAQKIELSQFLRLGEGELKSGGFRRPSILADTLEALLGAIFLDSGFDSARDAIRAFYIPLLDSVDPRTLGKDAKTLLQEFLQSKKISLPTYNVVATHGAAHSQEFEIECLVPKLGIQVFGRGGSRRAGEQAAARLALEVAEQAVQKGSGGGRKSRPRSAQLKLAGIATDQSADQSATQTGVPADGDVAEAKQAQPQSRHP
- the acpP gene encoding acyl carrier protein, which gives rise to MSDIEQRVKKIVAEQLGVAEADIKIDSSFVDDLGADSLDTVELVMALEDEFEMEIPDEQAEKITTVRQAIEYAQAHVKA
- the lepB gene encoding signal peptidase I, which translates into the protein MNLQPILGNFALILFVAMVVTGVIWFLDVFVLSKQRRAKADAALAEYDSHRAKLTADGIKVDNGNRAALEASILRQPTWVEYSGSFFPVIALVFFLRSFLFEPFKIPSSSMVPTLLVGDLILVNKFDYGIRLPVINKKIVEVGNPQRGDVMVFKYPKDMSQDYIKRVIGVPGDKIVYENKRLTVNGVAVQYEPMDDYLDDERPVYHKQFVEKLPNAPHRILNMDGQRSINLAAVDPDFPHHENCTYSYDKFTCIVPEGNYFMMGDNRDNSADSRYWGFVPDQNIVGKAVLVWMNFSNPKRIGGIH
- the fabG gene encoding 3-oxoacyl-ACP reductase FabG; this translates as MNLQNQVALVTGASRGIGKAIALELARQGAKVVGTATTEAGADAITAYLAEFGGKGMVLNVTDAAQCGAVIDDVTKNVGSIGILVNNAGITQDNLAMRMKDEEWDNVIATNLSAVGRLSRAVLRGMMKAKQGRIINITSVVASSGNPGQMNYAAAKAGVEGMGRALAREIGSRNITVNSVAPGFIDTDMTKALGDSQHEALLGQIPLGRLGKPEDIAHAVAFLAGPQAAYITGTTLHVNGGMYMN
- a CDS encoding DUF4845 domain-containing protein encodes the protein MRQAGMGREAGVSLSGLIVVLVVLGAVALVAMKVFPAWAEYRSIKNAIVQAKAAGGGTREMQQAFERNAEINNITAISSRDLVITRDNGQAEVSFAYEKRIPLAGNVSLLLDFAGTTDPSGEVAAKADAAAK
- the lepA gene encoding translation elongation factor 4, whose amino-acid sequence is MKNIRNFSIIAHIDHGKSTLADRIIQMCGGLSEREMDAQVLDSMDLERERGITIKAQTAALQYKARDGQIYNLNLIDTPGHVDFSYEVSRSLSACEGALLVVDASQGVEAQTVANCYTALDLGVEVVPILNKIDLPHADPDNAKKEIEDVIGIDASDATVCSAKTGLGVEDVLETLIAKVPPPQGDPEAPLQALIVDSWYDSYVGVVMLVRVVNGTLRPKDKILLMATGSQQLVEQVGVFSPRSVQLNELSAGQVGFVIAGIKELKAAKVGDTVTLAQKPAPAPLPGFKEVQPQVFAGLFPVEANQYDALRDSLEKLKLNDAALMYEPEVSQALGFGFRCGFLGLLHMEIVQERLEREFDMDLITTAPTVVYEVEMRDGSIIRVDNPSKMPEPSKINEVREPIVDVNLYMPQEYVGSVMTLCNGKRGVQMDMAYHGRQVKLHYEIPMAEIVLDFFDRLKSTSRGYASMDYEFKEYRAADVVKVDMLINSEKVDALAIIVHRANAPYRGRQVAAKMRELIPRQMFDVAIQAAIGATIISRENVKALRKNVLAKCYGGDISRKKKLLEKQKAGKKRMKQVGSVEIPQEAFLAILQVEDK
- a CDS encoding glutaredoxin family protein, which encodes MSTPRFTLYSRSYCHLCEDMLEALRAFMAREGLAFSVDVVDVDADPRLVARYDELVPVLVGADPDGPELCHYFLDEAALRRQLGIEQAA